Proteins co-encoded in one Pseudomonas beijingensis genomic window:
- a CDS encoding OprD family porin, protein MKLSSTAILALAISSVTATAYAESVSQEFVPTALADSSAQSEAKGFIDGQSLGGTTRNWYSNELKRRDDRFSYKPNSVKNDPSVPATPIARRINWVQGTIVNYTSGFTQGTVGVSTEVAAYNAVVLDQDRKHIAGGSNRTLADSNGDAVDQWSKLGLANVKFRVSNTTLTAGRQNFSTPIIDVIGNRALPSSFEGVSLHSEEFNNLSFDLAGFDRVSPRTEQSLSKFRTEYSATGVETDKVYTAGVNYQPFKSLKTSLYGAKVEDFWNQYYFGATHELGDSQVLSLTTSLNYYKTVDEGKKLMGNIDNDTYSLSLGLAHQAHSLTFSYQEVNGDEYFDYLHETNGIYLANSLLSDFNSPNEKSFQIAYGLNMAEYGVPGLKFNIYQARGWGIDGTHYRGTAYTVAGNQRADLSLMDGETHYEYGVGASYAVQSGPLKATAIRATYTTHRASENQADGNINEFRLVTTIPFNIL, encoded by the coding sequence ATGAAACTGAGCAGCACCGCGATACTGGCCTTGGCCATCAGCAGCGTTACGGCCACGGCTTACGCTGAATCTGTCAGTCAGGAATTCGTTCCTACCGCGCTGGCCGACAGCAGCGCCCAGAGCGAAGCAAAAGGCTTCATCGATGGCCAGAGCCTGGGGGGCACGACTCGTAACTGGTACTCCAACGAGTTGAAACGTCGTGACGACCGATTCAGCTACAAGCCAAACAGCGTAAAAAATGACCCGTCCGTGCCGGCGACTCCCATCGCTCGTCGTATCAACTGGGTCCAAGGCACCATCGTCAACTACACGTCGGGCTTTACCCAAGGCACCGTCGGCGTCAGCACCGAAGTGGCCGCCTACAACGCTGTCGTTCTGGACCAGGACCGCAAGCACATTGCCGGTGGTTCCAACCGTACCCTGGCAGACTCCAACGGTGATGCCGTGGACCAATGGAGCAAACTGGGCCTGGCTAACGTAAAGTTCCGCGTATCGAACACGACGCTGACTGCGGGTCGCCAGAACTTCAGTACGCCAATCATTGATGTCATTGGTAACCGTGCGCTGCCTTCGAGCTTCGAGGGTGTCAGCCTGCACAGTGAAGAATTCAACAACCTCTCGTTCGATCTGGCCGGTTTCGATCGCGTTTCGCCACGGACCGAGCAGAGCCTGTCAAAATTCCGTACCGAGTATTCCGCCACTGGCGTGGAAACCGACAAGGTCTACACCGCCGGCGTGAACTACCAGCCGTTCAAGAGCCTGAAAACCAGCCTGTATGGCGCCAAGGTCGAAGACTTCTGGAACCAATACTACTTCGGCGCCACCCACGAGCTGGGCGATAGCCAGGTGCTCAGCCTGACCACCAGCCTGAACTATTACAAAACCGTCGACGAAGGCAAAAAGCTGATGGGGAATATCGACAACGATACCTACTCCCTGTCGCTCGGCCTTGCTCACCAGGCCCACAGCCTGACGTTCTCCTACCAGGAAGTGAACGGCGACGAGTACTTCGACTACCTGCACGAAACCAACGGCATCTACCTGGCCAACTCCCTGCTGTCGGACTTCAACAGCCCGAACGAGAAATCGTTCCAGATCGCCTACGGCCTCAACATGGCCGAGTACGGCGTACCAGGCCTTAAGTTCAACATCTACCAGGCACGCGGTTGGGGCATCGACGGCACGCATTACCGTGGCACGGCCTACACCGTTGCAGGCAACCAACGCGCCGACCTGAGCCTGATGGACGGCGAAACTCACTACGAATACGGTGTCGGCGCCTCCTACGCCGTGCAGAGCGGCCCGCTCAAGGCCACCGCGATTCGTGCCACCTACACCACTCACCGCGCCAGCGAAAACCAGGCTGATGGCAACATCAACGAGTTCCGCCTGGTCACCACCATCCCGTTCAACATTCTCTAA
- a CDS encoding ABC transporter substrate-binding protein has translation MNMIPLRAAIAAALLSVAVGATAKPLVVCTEASPEGFDMVQYTTAVTADAVAETIFNRLADFKPGTTEVIPALAESWDISDDGLTYTFHLRKGVKFHTTEYFKPTRDMNADDVVWSFQRQLDPNHPWHKLSSVGFPYFESMGFKELLKSVEKVDEHTVKFSLTRREAPFLADIAMAFSSIYPAEYADQLLKAGKAGDLNSKPVGTGPFVFQRYNKDAQVRFKANPDYFRGKPPADALVLAIATDNNVRMQKLKTNECQIALYPKPDDIPSIKKDPNLKVTELDAMTVSYTALNTSHKYMSDVRVRKAIDLAFDKEAYVNALFGKGNATVAVNPYPPTLLGFNHDLKNPTRDLDKARQLLKEAGVPEGTVFTLFTRNGGGPTNPNPMLGAQMMQADLAKVGIKVDIRVMEWGEMLKRAKNGEHDMVSAGWAGDNGDPDNFLTPMLSCEAAKNGENYARWCNEKFQALLDQARATVNPEERAKLYEQAQVIFNQDQPWISMAHTRMFTAMRNNVEGYVISPLTTNNFATTQVK, from the coding sequence ATGAACATGATTCCCCTACGCGCCGCCATCGCCGCCGCGCTGCTGAGCGTCGCCGTTGGCGCCACGGCCAAACCCCTGGTGGTTTGCACAGAAGCCAGCCCGGAAGGCTTCGACATGGTCCAGTACACGACTGCAGTCACCGCCGATGCCGTGGCGGAAACCATTTTCAATCGCCTGGCCGACTTCAAGCCCGGCACCACCGAGGTGATTCCGGCCCTGGCCGAATCCTGGGACATCAGTGACGATGGCCTGACCTATACCTTCCACCTGCGCAAGGGCGTCAAGTTCCACACCACCGAATACTTCAAGCCGACCCGCGACATGAACGCCGACGACGTGGTCTGGAGCTTCCAGCGCCAGCTGGACCCGAACCACCCGTGGCACAAACTGTCGAGCGTGGGCTTCCCCTACTTTGAAAGCATGGGCTTCAAGGAACTGCTCAAAAGCGTCGAGAAAGTCGACGAGCACACGGTCAAGTTCAGCCTGACCCGCCGCGAAGCGCCGTTCCTGGCCGACATCGCCATGGCCTTCTCCTCGATCTACCCGGCCGAATACGCCGACCAGTTGCTCAAGGCAGGCAAGGCTGGCGACCTCAACAGCAAGCCGGTCGGCACCGGGCCGTTCGTCTTCCAGCGCTACAACAAAGATGCCCAGGTGCGCTTCAAGGCCAACCCGGACTACTTCCGTGGCAAGCCGCCGGCCGATGCCCTGGTATTGGCCATCGCCACCGACAACAACGTGCGCATGCAGAAACTCAAGACCAACGAGTGCCAGATCGCGCTGTACCCCAAACCCGATGACATCCCCAGCATCAAGAAAGACCCGAACCTGAAGGTCACTGAACTGGACGCGATGACTGTCTCCTACACCGCCCTGAACACCAGTCACAAATACATGAGCGATGTGCGGGTGCGCAAAGCCATCGACCTGGCCTTCGACAAGGAAGCCTACGTCAACGCGCTGTTCGGCAAAGGCAACGCCACCGTGGCGGTCAACCCGTACCCGCCAACCCTGCTGGGTTTTAACCACGACCTGAAGAACCCGACCCGCGACCTGGACAAAGCCCGCCAGTTGCTCAAGGAAGCCGGCGTGCCGGAAGGCACCGTGTTCACCCTGTTCACCCGCAACGGCGGCGGCCCGACCAACCCCAACCCGATGCTCGGCGCGCAGATGATGCAGGCGGACCTGGCGAAGGTCGGGATCAAAGTCGACATCCGCGTGATGGAATGGGGCGAAATGCTCAAGCGCGCGAAAAACGGCGAACACGATATGGTGTCCGCCGGATGGGCGGGTGATAACGGCGACCCGGATAACTTCCTGACGCCTATGCTCAGTTGCGAGGCGGCCAAGAACGGCGAAAACTACGCGCGCTGGTGCAACGAGAAATTCCAGGCGCTGCTCGACCAGGCACGCGCCACAGTGAACCCCGAGGAGCGCGCCAAGCTCTATGAACAGGCCCAGGTGATTTTCAACCAGGACCAACCGTGGATCAGCATGGCCCACACCCGGATGTTCACTGCAATGCGCAACAACGTAGAGGGCTATGTGATCAGCCCGCTCACCACCAACAACTTCGCCACCACCCAGGTGAAGTAG